The proteins below come from a single Cannabis sativa cultivar Pink pepper isolate KNU-18-1 chromosome 3, ASM2916894v1, whole genome shotgun sequence genomic window:
- the LOC133036120 gene encoding uncharacterized mitochondrial protein AtMg00310-like, with protein MLFAGDSYLFCCATENDTTNVLNLLKDFEMAYGEVVNFSKSFVFFSVNTQPATRSLICQRMGIQEAKDTSLYLGLICIIGRNKNAILGFLKDKLCKRIQSWEGGFLSKAGKELLLKMVAQALPNHAMLVFLLPLNTCKSLESTMSKHWWQSSKQSRGVTWMSWKKLCKHKNNGGLNFKDLRQYNLALLGKKAWRLLVNESTLVSRVFKARYFPNGSFLTATLGNNPSYVWRSIFEAKDLITASARKSIASGIQTSITEDHWL; from the coding sequence ATGCTATTCGCGGGTGATAGCTATTTATTTTGTTGTGCCACTGAGAATGACACTACAAATGTGCTGAATTTGCTGAAGGATTTTGAAATGGCTTATGGCGAGGTGGTTAATTTCTCGAAGTCATTTGTGTTCTTCAGTGTAAACACTCAGCCTGCTACTCGTTCTCTAATTTGTCAAAGAATGGGTATCCAAGAAGCAAAAGATACAAGTCTTTATTTGGGGCTTATCTGTATCATTGGTAGGAACAAGAATGCTATCTTAGGTTTCCTTAAAGACAAGTTATGCAAACGAATTCAAAGTTGGGAAGGGGGGTTCTTATCGAAAGCTGGAAAGGAGCTTCTTCTAAAAATGGTAGCTCAAGCTCTTCCAAATCATGCTATGTTAGTATTTCTTCTGCCTTTGAATACTTGTAAATCCTTAGAGAGTACTATGAGCAAACACTGGTGGCAGTCATCTAAGCAAAGTCGTGGAGTGACTTGGATGAGCTGGAAAAAACTCTGCAAGCATAAGAACAATGGTGGTCTCAATTTTAAAGATTTGAGGCAGTATAATTTAGCTTTACTTGGCAAGAAGGCGTGGAGATTGCTAGTGAATGAATCAACATTGGTTAGCAGAGTTTTTAAGGCTAGATATTTTCCTAATGGCTCTTTCTTGACTGCCACTTTAGGAAACAATCCTAGCTATGTGTGGAGAAGCATTTTTGAAGCCAAAGATCTTATTACAGCTAGTGCTAGGAAGAGTATTGCTAGTGGAattcaaacatcaatcactGAAGATCATTGGCTCTAG